One window of Immundisolibacter sp. genomic DNA carries:
- a CDS encoding acetolactate synthase 3 large subunit yields the protein MELTGAEIIVRFLRDQGVQFVFGYPGGAVLHIYDALYGQQEVEHILVRHEQAATHAADGYARATGQPGVVLVTSGPGATNAVTGIATAYMDSIPMVVITGQVATHLIGNDAFQEADTVGITRPCVKHNFLVKDVADLALTLRKAFYIATTGRPGPVVVDVPKDVTANRTRYVYPAQVEMRSYSPVEKGHPGQIRKAAQLLVKAKRPMIYTGGGVILGKGSAQLRQLTRRLGFPITNTLMGLGAYPADDRQFLGMLGMHGTIEANMAMHECDVLLAVGARFDDRVTGELASFCPHARIIHVDIDPASIAKNVKVEVPIVGTVVSVLEDLMAALDSLAQTPDAESLKAWWQRIEAWRAQRCLAYDKSSALIKPQAVLEALHRITGGNAYVASDVGQHQMWAAQFYGFNEPNRWINSGGLGTMGFGLPAALGVKLAYRDADVVCVTGDASIQMCIQELSTAKQYELPIKIINLNNRYMGMVRQWQEFQYKSRYSHSYMDALPDFVKLAEAYGHVGMLIERAADVEGALREAFALKDRLVFMDFITDASENVYPMIEAGKGQHEMRLSPHQLGLRDRELA from the coding sequence GTGGAACTCACCGGCGCCGAGATCATTGTCCGTTTCCTGCGCGATCAGGGCGTGCAGTTTGTGTTCGGCTACCCGGGTGGCGCGGTGCTGCACATCTACGATGCCCTGTACGGTCAGCAGGAGGTCGAACATATCCTGGTGCGCCACGAGCAGGCCGCGACTCACGCCGCAGACGGCTATGCCCGCGCCACCGGCCAGCCGGGCGTGGTGCTGGTCACCTCCGGCCCGGGCGCGACCAATGCCGTGACCGGCATTGCCACCGCCTACATGGACTCGATACCGATGGTGGTCATCACCGGCCAGGTGGCGACCCACCTGATCGGCAACGACGCTTTCCAGGAAGCCGACACCGTCGGCATCACCCGGCCGTGCGTGAAGCACAACTTCCTGGTCAAGGACGTCGCCGATCTTGCCCTCACCCTGCGCAAGGCGTTCTATATCGCCACTACCGGCCGTCCCGGCCCGGTGGTTGTCGACGTGCCCAAGGACGTGACCGCCAACCGCACACGTTACGTCTACCCAGCCCAGGTCGAGATGCGCTCCTACAGCCCCGTGGAGAAAGGCCACCCGGGGCAAATTCGCAAGGCCGCGCAGTTGCTGGTCAAGGCCAAGCGCCCGATGATTTACACCGGTGGCGGCGTGATCCTGGGCAAGGGTTCGGCGCAGCTGAGGCAGCTCACGCGGCGGCTGGGCTTTCCGATCACCAACACCTTGATGGGCCTGGGTGCCTACCCGGCGGATGATCGGCAGTTTCTTGGCATGCTCGGCATGCACGGCACCATCGAGGCCAACATGGCCATGCACGAGTGCGACGTGCTGCTGGCCGTAGGCGCCCGCTTCGACGACCGGGTGACCGGCGAGCTGGCAAGCTTCTGCCCGCACGCGCGCATCATCCACGTCGATATCGACCCGGCGTCGATCGCCAAGAACGTGAAGGTAGAAGTGCCCATCGTTGGCACGGTGGTTTCAGTGCTGGAAGACCTGATGGCGGCGCTTGACAGTCTCGCCCAGACACCCGATGCCGAATCGCTGAAGGCCTGGTGGCAGCGCATCGAAGCGTGGCGTGCCCAGCGGTGTCTGGCCTACGACAAGAGCAGCGCGTTGATCAAGCCACAGGCAGTGCTGGAAGCCCTGCACCGCATCACGGGCGGCAATGCCTATGTGGCGTCCGATGTCGGCCAGCACCAGATGTGGGCGGCGCAGTTCTACGGCTTCAATGAGCCCAACCGCTGGATCAACTCCGGCGGCCTGGGCACCATGGGCTTTGGCCTGCCAGCGGCGCTGGGCGTGAAGCTCGCCTATCGCGATGCCGACGTGGTCTGCGTCACCGGCGATGCGAGCATCCAGATGTGTATCCAGGAGCTGTCCACGGCCAAGCAGTACGAGCTGCCGATCAAGATCATCAACCTGAACAACCGCTACATGGGCATGGTCCGCCAGTGGCAGGAGTTCCAGTACAAAAGCCGCTACTCGCACTCGTACATGGATGCGCTTCCGGATTTCGTCAAACTGGCCGAAGCCTATGGCCACGTCGGCATGCTGATCGAACGCGCAGCCGATGTGGAAGGTGCATTACGCGAGGCGTTCGCACTCAAGGACCGGCTGGTATTCATGGACTTCATCACCGATGCTTCAGAGAACGTCTACCCAATGATCGAGGCCGGGAAGGGCCAGCACGAGATGCGCCTGTCGCCACACCAGCTTGGCCTGCGCGACCGGGAACTGGCCTGA
- the ilvN gene encoding acetolactate synthase small subunit — MRHILSLLLENEPGALSRVAGLVSARGYNIESLSVAPTDEPSLSRMTLVTSGDDAIVEQITKQLNKLLDVVRLMDVTEGAHIERELLLVKVKAATAASRDEIARLTSAFRGQVVDITRGSYVVEVTGSGDKLTAFVGSLDPASIIELVRSGPSAISRGAKALRS, encoded by the coding sequence ATGCGGCATATCCTGTCCCTGTTGCTGGAAAACGAGCCAGGTGCTCTGTCGCGCGTGGCTGGTCTGGTCTCCGCCCGCGGTTACAACATAGAGTCCCTGAGCGTCGCCCCCACCGACGAGCCCAGCCTGTCGCGCATGACGCTGGTCACCAGCGGCGATGACGCCATCGTCGAGCAGATCACCAAGCAGCTGAACAAGCTGCTGGACGTGGTCAGGCTGATGGACGTCACCGAAGGCGCCCACATCGAACGCGAGCTTTTGCTGGTCAAGGTCAAGGCCGCAACAGCGGCGTCGCGTGACGAGATCGCCCGCCTGACCTCGGCATTCCGTGGCCAGGTGGTGGACATCACCCGCGGCAGCTACGTGGTGGAGGTGACCGGCAGCGGCGACAAGTTGACCGCTTTCGTCGGCTCGCTCGACCCGGCCAGCATCATCGAACTGGTACGCAGTGGGCCCTCGGCCATCTCGCGCGGCGCCAAGGCGCTGCGCTCCTGA
- the ilvC gene encoding ketol-acid reductoisomerase produces the protein MNIYYDKDADLSLIQGKKVTILGYGSQGHAHALNLKESGVEVRVGLRDSSASVAKAKNAGLTVLSPEHAVREADLVMVLVPDEHQAQLYTDVIAPNLKQGAGLAFAHGFNIHFGQIEPRADLDVFMIAPKGPGHLVRNTYTQGGGVPCLIAVHQDVSGSARDTALAYASAIGGGRAGVIETNFREETETDLFGEQAVLCGGASALVMAGFETLVEAGYAPEMAYFECLHELKLIVDLMYEGGIANMRYSISNTAEYGDFTRGPRIVTDETKAEMRRILKEIQTGQFARDFIAENRAGAPMLKAMRRLGQEHPIEQVGGQLRDMMPWIKATRVVDRSRN, from the coding sequence ATGAATATCTACTACGACAAGGACGCCGACCTTTCCCTCATCCAGGGCAAGAAGGTCACCATCCTAGGCTACGGCTCGCAGGGCCATGCCCACGCGCTGAACCTGAAGGAATCCGGCGTCGAAGTGCGGGTCGGCCTGCGCGACAGTTCGGCCTCGGTGGCCAAGGCCAAGAATGCGGGCCTGACCGTGCTGTCGCCCGAACATGCGGTGCGCGAAGCCGACCTGGTGATGGTGCTGGTGCCGGACGAACATCAGGCGCAGCTGTACACGGACGTGATCGCGCCGAACCTGAAACAGGGCGCCGGACTGGCCTTCGCGCATGGCTTCAACATCCACTTCGGGCAGATCGAGCCACGTGCCGATCTTGACGTGTTCATGATCGCTCCCAAGGGCCCGGGCCACCTGGTGCGCAACACCTACACCCAGGGCGGCGGCGTGCCGTGCCTGATCGCCGTACATCAGGATGTTTCCGGCAGCGCCCGCGACACCGCGCTGGCTTATGCATCGGCCATCGGCGGTGGCCGCGCCGGGGTAATCGAAACCAATTTCCGCGAGGAGACCGAAACCGATCTGTTCGGCGAACAGGCGGTTCTGTGCGGTGGCGCCTCGGCGCTGGTGATGGCCGGTTTCGAGACGCTGGTGGAAGCCGGCTACGCGCCCGAAATGGCGTACTTCGAGTGCCTGCACGAACTGAAACTGATCGTCGACCTGATGTATGAGGGCGGCATCGCCAACATGCGTTATTCGATCTCGAATACCGCCGAATACGGCGACTTCACGCGTGGTCCTCGCATCGTCACCGATGAAACCAAGGCCGAGATGCGGCGCATCCTTAAGGAAATTCAGACCGGTCAGTTCGCTCGCGACTTCATCGCCGAGAACCGCGCCGGTGCCCCGATGCTCAAAGCCATGCGTCGCCTGGGCCAGGAACACCCGATCGAGCAGGTCGGCGGCCAACTGCGGGACATGATGCCGTGGATCAAGGCCACGCGCGTGGTCGACCGTTCACGGAACTAG
- the pssA gene encoding CDP-diacylglycerol--serine O-phosphatidyltransferase, with translation MQLPTGRPRRRGIYILPNLFTTLGLFAGFYSIVAAARGDFGPACAAVFVSIVTDGLDGRVARLTGTETDFGAEYDSLSDMVAFGVAPALLVYDWALQDLGKVGWLLAFFYAASAALRLARFNTQPQVYGKKYFQGLPSPSAAALIASTVWAGHSFDSPAWLGMPLAILVTIGGGGLMVSNLRYLSFKDFDLRGRIPFFAAVLIAIGLAVLSTDPPLVLFSLSLTYAVSGPVLTLSRLRRWRRRRAG, from the coding sequence ATGCAGCTGCCCACTGGCCGGCCTCGGCGTCGAGGCATCTACATACTGCCCAACCTGTTCACAACGCTGGGCTTGTTTGCGGGCTTCTACTCCATCGTTGCCGCGGCACGGGGCGATTTTGGCCCCGCCTGCGCGGCGGTATTCGTGTCCATCGTTACCGACGGACTGGACGGCCGGGTCGCGCGCCTGACCGGCACCGAGACAGATTTTGGCGCCGAGTATGACTCGCTCAGCGACATGGTGGCCTTTGGCGTGGCACCCGCGCTGCTGGTCTATGACTGGGCCCTGCAGGACCTGGGCAAGGTCGGCTGGTTGCTGGCATTTTTTTACGCCGCATCGGCGGCACTGCGCCTGGCCCGCTTCAACACTCAGCCACAGGTCTACGGCAAAAAGTACTTCCAGGGCCTGCCCAGCCCATCCGCCGCGGCGCTGATCGCCAGCACCGTGTGGGCCGGGCACAGCTTCGATTCGCCAGCCTGGCTTGGCATGCCGCTGGCGATCCTGGTAACCATCGGTGGCGGCGGGCTCATGGTCAGCAATCTGCGCTACCTGAGCTTCAAGGACTTCGATTTGCGCGGCCGCATTCCGTTCTTTGCCGCCGTGTTGATCGCCATCGGCCTGGCGGTATTGTCTACTGATCCACCGCTGGTCCTGTTCAGCCTGTCCCTGACCTACGCCGTATCCGGCCCTGTCCTGACCTTGAGCCGCCTGCGGCGCTGGCGTCGACGGCGGGCCGGCTAA
- a CDS encoding transglycosylase SLT domain-containing protein — MKYGLPEWWGAGLATALLLMLVYWQDLAQRHPQLSRLERIQSLGTLRVGVPVDLGIDHAAFQDLHHSMLREFANRLDVNLELVEGDSQTALLDMLTHDEVDIVVPGQPLPNRLPGHLRQAPTYADSQTHVACGAHVVPPADVFARTDLRQLWISDGDGYTERLAEAGLKRVRLAQVSSLGSVALLEQVAGGEVPCTLAERHQIERARQRMPMLKVGASVGPPGGIGWVLRKMRDDSLSQQVDRFMLKARSSGLLAQLRLQERGLRKRFDVVDLRGFQLAMATKLPLYEDYFRRAGASHGIDWRLLAALGYQESRWNPRAISPQGARGLMMLMAPTARQVGISNRLDPHQSITASARYLARLRDDFGDAVPEPDRTWLAVAAYNLGPNKLARARQSVRASGGNPDRWVEVRQALPAYLGRGTGAWEPVFHVEGVRRYFALLSLGRAEAALAVSRVSRPAVDASAAGGSRSGQGRIRRRSGTG; from the coding sequence GTGAAATACGGACTCCCCGAATGGTGGGGTGCGGGCCTGGCCACGGCCCTGCTGTTGATGCTGGTGTACTGGCAGGACCTGGCGCAGCGACACCCACAACTGTCGCGGCTGGAACGCATTCAAAGTCTTGGAACCCTGCGCGTAGGCGTGCCGGTGGATCTGGGTATCGACCACGCGGCATTTCAGGACTTGCACCACAGCATGCTGCGCGAATTCGCCAATCGGCTCGACGTCAATCTGGAGCTGGTTGAGGGCGACTCGCAGACAGCGCTGCTGGACATGTTGACCCATGACGAGGTTGATATCGTCGTGCCTGGTCAGCCGCTTCCCAACCGTTTGCCGGGGCACCTGCGTCAGGCGCCGACCTACGCGGACAGTCAAACGCACGTCGCGTGCGGAGCTCACGTGGTACCGCCGGCTGACGTGTTCGCCAGGACCGACCTTAGGCAGCTTTGGATATCCGATGGCGATGGCTACACGGAGCGCCTGGCTGAGGCCGGTTTAAAGCGCGTTAGGCTTGCTCAGGTATCGTCCTTGGGTAGCGTCGCTTTATTGGAGCAGGTGGCTGGCGGGGAGGTGCCCTGCACCTTGGCCGAACGTCATCAGATTGAGCGGGCTCGCCAGCGCATGCCCATGCTCAAGGTAGGGGCCAGCGTCGGTCCGCCCGGTGGGATTGGCTGGGTGCTGCGCAAGATGCGGGATGACTCGCTGAGCCAACAGGTCGACCGGTTCATGCTGAAGGCCCGTAGCAGTGGTCTCCTGGCGCAGCTGCGGCTGCAAGAGCGCGGCCTGCGAAAACGCTTCGATGTCGTTGATCTGCGCGGATTTCAGCTGGCGATGGCGACCAAGCTGCCGCTTTATGAGGACTATTTCCGCCGCGCTGGCGCAAGCCACGGCATCGACTGGCGCCTGCTGGCGGCGCTCGGGTATCAGGAGTCGCGCTGGAATCCGCGGGCTATATCACCCCAAGGCGCGCGTGGCTTGATGATGCTGATGGCACCCACGGCCCGCCAGGTCGGCATCAGTAATCGGCTCGATCCACATCAGTCAATCACCGCCAGCGCACGTTACCTGGCGCGTTTGCGAGATGATTTCGGCGACGCGGTACCCGAGCCGGATCGTACCTGGCTTGCGGTGGCCGCCTATAACCTGGGTCCAAACAAGCTGGCGCGTGCCCGGCAGTCAGTGCGTGCCAGCGGCGGCAACCCGGATCGGTGGGTGGAAGTTCGCCAGGCCCTTCCCGCGTATCTTGGGCGGGGTACGGGCGCCTGGGAGCCGGTATTTCATGTCGAGGGCGTGCGCCGCTACTTCGCCCTGTTGAGCCTTGGACGGGCTGAAGCCGCGCTGGCTGTATCGCGTGTTAGCCGGCCCGCCGTCGACGCCAGCGCCGCAGGCGGCTCAAGGTCAGGACAGGGCCGGATACGGCGTAGGTCAGGGACAGGCTGA